The Vitis vinifera cultivar Pinot Noir 40024 chromosome 18, ASM3070453v1 region TCTTGAGCTGTTTTTAGCCGTTTCATCTCAACTAGCGCTGCAACTACCATGGAAATGGCGGACAGAAACATGCCTGTTCCGATCCTCTGAAGCATTGTTATGCCAGATGGCTTCCTAGTTAAGGTTCTTGCAATAGGAACCAAGATGCGGTCATATATGGGGACAATGAGGACAATGGAGAGGCCGATAAAGCCTTGAAGTGAAGAAGCTGGTATGTCAATCCCCCATCCAATCGATCTGTCCATGGTGATTCCTTGCTTGGTAAAGAAAGTAGATGACTGTGCAAACGCAATAGCATACACCAGACAAGTAGTCCATATGGGAAACAGTCTTAAAACTGCCTTTGCTTCTTCAACATTATCAATGGTACACTGCCTTCCATTTCCTTTGGAACCATCTGGTGCAAGCAACGCCTTGTTCAAGCACCTTTCAAAATAGAAAGTGACCCAAATATGATATGTTAAATGAATTCCAATGAAGTAAAAGTTAGcgcaaaaggaaaaaaaaactatcaaatttcaaaagacCAATCTCTGAGGATCATTTTTACTACAGCCTTACTTGAATTGTTGAGAAACCTGGTGATGTGGGGCTTCTCTAGCTAACTCTTCTGTAGCTACCAATGAAGGCATTGTTCGCCAATTCTTAGCTGCTGCAATAAACACCTTACCAATTCTCACAAATGGGCTTTTCTCATCCGTTTTGACACTATATCGATAAGTCCTAGTCCCAAGCAAGAAAAGGAGCAGTGCCGCTATCATGACAACGCATGGAATTCCAAATCCAAGACCCCAATTCAAGTTCTCTTGAATGTAGCTCAAGACAGAGTAATTTATTACAGTACCAAAGCAAAGACCAAAATACCACCAGTTGAAAAATGAGCTTTTGGCTTTGCATTCCTCTGGATTTCGTCCATCAAATTGGTCGGCTCCAAATGCCTGGTTGCAAGGCTTGTGCCCACCTTGCCCTACTGCCACTAAATAcaatgagaaaaagaagaggattATTTGGAGCTGAGGAGGAGAACATGATGTGATTTGGTTGCTTTTTTGGCAGTCAGAAGGGCTGGGAGACGGAAGCACAGCAGACAGTGTTAACAACCCTAGTCCCTGCATTTCATGTCAATCCATTCAAAGATAATCATCATTCAAGCATAGAAGaagcttcaaacggtatgctAGAATTAGTGCTTTAAAAACCACACAGAATTTAATACATTTCAAAATGATTATCTTCCTAACATTTCTGATTTCTGTCTAGTCCTTTTTAGGAGTACGAATTTTTCAACAATGGGGAGAGTCTAGAATCTGATGCAGGTTATTTCCCCGGCGACTCGTTGCCAGTGCTCAAGGGACCAGGAAATGGTTGTAATCTAGTAATTCTTGTGGGTCTAACATTAGAAAACTTTTTCAAGGTTTTTCAAGGATTTCATGGACTCCATGAGTGTTTTCAAGGTGGTATATATGGTTGGGACACCACTGTACTGCATTCAGTTCTGGACTATGTATGATATCAACTCATTTCAAAAAGCCAACTTTTCTCTTATCTGATTATTTATAGAAATGTTAGATGTAGAAAGTTAGATTTTTGAgcaaatcattttctttgatcATTTTAAACAAACTTTCTACAGATATGGCCTTAaaatctttcaaattgattttttatatttttttccaaatatatttcttaaggtctttaaattaattaccaataCTAAAATTTTCACAATTCTTATCTGTCTTTTAAGCCATTAGATTGTATCTGTTGAAATGCTTAGGCATATCAATAGTGaactttgattaaaaaaaaaaaaagttgtacaTTCTTTTAGTAAAAGATTGCTAACACATTTTGAGTTCAAAAGTCCAATTGTTACATGTTTTAGCTATTATCACACGTCATTATGAATTGAAAGTTGTTAGTTGTCACATCTCATCCAAAAGACTTTCATCATAAAAATTAACATTGCTTATGTcaagtaataaaattttctGAGACCAAAACATTGTCTAAGACATTCTTggttaaaacatagaaaaatggaattgtgaaaaatgtctcttgaagagacaactTCAGTATAAATCCAATTTCTTTTGGGAATtgtaaaaagtgtttcttaaaaccaaattcaattttttcgaAATTATTAAATGTATCtcttaaaatcaaattcaagagaTACTagtagtataaattaaaatttatgaaattatggaaaatatctcttgaagagacacattCAATCTAAATCCAATTTCTTGGGAATTGtagaaagtgtctcttcaagagacatcaACAATATAAAACCAAATTCAAAAGACAcgtagtataaattaaaatttgtgaaattgtgaaaagtgtctcttcaacAGATGTCTTTAGTATATATTGGAATTTGTGAAATTGtagaaaatatcttttgaagagacacctttaatataaattcaaattttttggaattgtagaaaatgttttttaaagagactttcaataaaaaatcaaattcaaatttatgaaattatacaaggtgttttttttaagaaatacctttagtttaaatctaattttttagaattatagatgtcatttaaaaagacacatttaattcaaatttaattcttttaaatatatacaatgaatttaaaaatggtGAAATGTGTCTTTTCAACAAACACCTTCAACGTGGAAAAAAGGTTTTgtaaatctatcaatatttttttaactaccattttttaagaattatttttaaagttgcTGTAAAAGTTAAAAAGCCCAGGAAAAACAGGCTGTAACTATGACTGTAGAAGTGGGAATTTTTACTTAATCACATCGAGGActcataaaaattttgaagaagcTGCAGGAAGCTAACCAGGATGTAAAGAAAAGAAGCAATAATGATGGTTCGATATCGGCCAAGATAAGAATCTGCAACGAATGCTCCTACTAAGGGCAGTAAACCCCCTGTCCCTGACCATGTATTCACATTCTCGGCAGCAGTGGCCATGGACAGCCCTAATCGACCCGTAAGATAGTTTATAAGATTGGCTTGTATGCCAGAGTATGCAAACCTCTCTGCAACTTCAACACCTGCTTCCATATAAAGCCGAGGTCTGTACGAAGAAGCTTTgggaaataaataattttttataaatatatgaagGGAATTAGGGCTTACCTATGATGAAGTACGCAGATCTCCAACAGCCTGAGGTGGATCTCCTGGCTGGACGGCCTTTGTGATCGGTGTAGCCATCGACGATGTCTTCCAGCAGCGGAGATTCGGGTCCTCCGGGAGTTCCAGCTATGGTCATGTTTCTGGGGGAAACACACACCGGGGAAGGATGTTTTCTGCTTTTGCTCTAGATTTTTCTTTGTGCAGTTGTATGATGTATTTGTTAGGTACGGTTgttatcttttttctttaagaGCTGTCACGTGCCCACGACTTTTGGACAAGGATTCATTAAAGTCTCcatgcattttcctttttcccttttttttttatgcttccACTGACGTGTGATGCAAATTTATTCAATGAAATTGACCATCTGATATGTTGAGTGTGATAgctagtttttttattttattttatatttatttatttattttgatgatgGTGTCCAAACATTAATGCCACTATAACATAAATCATACTTTCGTAACCTAAAAGCCTCTTCATGGAAATGATGAATGACTAATGATGAATGATGAATGATGAATGATAAAAGTTGCGTGACAGGCATCACCCTAATCATGTCATGagatagttttaaatttataaatttataattagttCCTATCTTGACTTTTGGACCATTACTAGgttgtattttcttttaaatttataaatttaatatttgttcCTATCTTGACTTTCCTAGCATTATTAGGTTGTTTTTTCACTTTGAATTAATagattaaaagagaaaaaaaaaagtcatatttgtaaatttaatcttctttatttattgtCTCTAAAAGTATTATGCTTTTGACATAAATGCTCCTCAATATATTGATGATTTacatttgtatttaaaaaaaaatgttatttttcctataaaaaaaaagtatggatatttttgtcaaaaattgatattttttagtattaaatattttttagtattaaaaaagattaaggattaaatttataaaatggaGATGATTTCATCACTTTTAACCAACTAACCCTTTGACTTTTGGGGTTCTCATCCACTAAGGTTTCTATTGAGTGTGTCCATGTGAAATCGGAACTCTCTCAATCATAACTTGCATGGAATGGGCACCACAATGTCATGCATCTCTCTTAGCTATTCCATTGTCATCTCTATTCATATTAGCTAATAGATTTCATATAACTGTCAAGCATACCAATAAGAAAGGTATGTGAGTACCATACTTAAATCCCACATGGGCTATCATAATTAATCTATCTAAACTATCATAGTTAATCTACTTAATCACATTGGATTGACAATCTTAAATTTCtcactaaatatatatatatatctaaagtCATGCTCTCACTAGTCTACTCATAAATGTATTTCAACATTTAAGATGTAATACAAATTGTTGGCAGTGAGCACAAAAGTAAGAGGCATCACTAAATAGTTGTCCCTTCACTATTATGGTATTTAACTTAAGTTTGGTTGCTCTCTTAGTAATATTTTTGTAGGACATGACTATAGTTGGGAATGTTAATAGGGTAGGTTTTAGGTGGGTTATTCCTATCCCAATTTCGTGTCTATATAATATGATAAATCTTATACTTAGAACAAATGGCAGAATGGTATGGATGCAAGGTGGCTAGATTGATTAGCATCCCTGCTCTACATCTCTTCCTAGATAAGCCTCATCCCTTCTTGGATAAGGGCTTGTTGATCTCTCCATTAGTGAATGACCAATTCCTTTGATATGTTGTTGCAAATTTAAATTGATCATAAACCACTAACACTCCCACAAAACTATTCTTATAAAGTCCCCCATCTTAAGAGGGTCTTTTGTAAAACTTAATAATTATTACTACTCTtataaacttaatatttatttactttgagTAATCTTAAGAAAtgcatttatttgttaaacatgTATTGTAGAtgtataagaaaattaaaaaatattcactATAAAAAGTCAGTTGTGAATGTGGAGTCATAGTTGTGCGATACTCTCATTTAAAATGGGCACATGAGGTAAAAagatttgagattaagaataaataaattactttgACTTAAtactaaaagttattttttccCTTAAGTTATGGTATTaggttattttaccaaatatgaTTTAtctacttaatgatttaaatcaaattattaagtcGTTAGGTAGATTTACCAAATACCTCtaagttagaaaagaaaattcatttatgtACAAGAAAAGAGTAATTAATTTGAATACTaagctttttaaaataaatataagcaAGTGATCCATGAAAGGTAGTGAGATTAACAACTTAGGACCAGACTTGGTAAGTCCCCTTGActgtttttcctttgttttaccaaaatacttaagCTTAATTACATAGTAGCTCTGGCCAAGAGAAACCAAAGAAAGAGTTTGGGTATTGTTCTTAGGAATTGGCccatgaaaattgtcaatactaggttaaatgagttatttttatttaaatcataaagtaaaaaaaaaacaatagatgaaatgatttttacaaaatagagttaaataaagaaaaactaaattgATAATGAtgcaaatattaattttaaattcaaattatttaagtCTAGAGCTTTCCACAATCTAACTTTAAGTATAAAAACTAGAGAGAACAAGGGTTTTTAAGTAGAGTGATCTTAAGACTTTCggatccttgattgcttgctaTCAATCTGAGCTTTACAAATTAGGATTACATACAAAAcctgatttttcctttttagaataaaatctTAAAACCATCTATTGAATGAGATTTATTGTTAATTTAAGGTTTAGTTATTTAACCCTCCTACACATGGCTTGTCTTAGGGTTGATAACGATAAGAAAGACCaagataactaatgatcaagagttaCTAAGATCACTAGTATTGGGTAATAATCTACTACATCATTCCTTAATACAGTTCATAAGGATAAAACTAAAGATTCATAAATTGTAACCCAACtcattaatctcattgttataaatATCTACCTATTGTTCTTATAAGTTTCTAATCTTTAGTTTTTCATGTTGCAAGCCTTAGATTGGCTTTTTGGcttctcatgggggtgatgtcatattcacaatccataatagagtaaaaatcaatatatttaatcaaaagaaactagaaacaatatattaagtaaaaatgaaaggaaacaaaaCAAGCCTATTATCTTTTTCCACACCAACATCAAATTAACGGAAAACTCCCTAAAACATATaattaagagagtttatatagtaAATTCAAtaacctaacatgtggcacacttcCATTGGCCACTTTTTCctaagaaaaatcataaaaaacctAAAAGACTCAAAATATTGCAAGTTCTAAATGAGTATCATGTATTTTGAATTGGATGAAGACACTTGGAATTCGTCTCAATGTATTTCGGAAGTCAAAACTTGATCACCAATGGCTAAGTATGAAATTGGAGTGAGTTcgaaattaatttcaaatttataagtAGGAGAAAAGCTTTATTCGAAATGCATGGaagtgagtttgaaattcaCTATAAATAGATCTTTCAtctagaataataaaaattgttagGAAAACTTTGTatatattctaggtcatgagttggaaaaagttatgaaatgATGATGAGAGCGTAAAACATATATAGATTGGATAAAGATGTGAGAAAATGAGAAGTCAAGTTTTATGGTATAGACATTAGGAGTAGAAGAACATgagattattttaaaacttaggagttttaactattttatcaTTGATTTGTAGTTGTTCCCATggtataatatattaatattctttCATATGTACATGTAAGTATAGCGAATGTAACCAAACCTCAATCTTTATATATGAATTTCCTTTATCTTTACATTAATACACCAAcatattaaacattaaaaacttAGGTTGACACAAAAATAACAAATCTAACTAATGCATACTTTAATgatactaaaaatatatatacaacacATTCCTTCATTCTTTATTGCACATGTCAAATGATACATAGAGAAAATCTAGTCAAATGCATCATTTTTGGTAAAGGGCTATTTATTTAAGGTCTCGCTTAGGATCTTCCAATGGAAAATTTTAGACAATTGGGGTGATATATAGTAATAAAATGAAGTGCATATATTCATGGTGCACTTCTTCTATTGTAAATATAGATTTTGCAAAATGAATGTAGACAGCTAATCCAAGCACAATAAGCCTATAAAGTAGCCAATAAAAGTAATCAAGATGTGTCATATTGAGGTGATCATTAAGCCAACTATCTTGACCATCTTTACTAGTTGCTTTCTTAATGGTAGAGATAAGAAAGTTGCTAAAAAAGCTCCTCACACCAAAGATATTGAGGTAGAGGGTAACACTAACACTCCTTGATTCGTTTGGTACTTGATCATAGAAAAAATCTTGAAGACCAACCGTGGTGAACATGTTAGAAAGCCCGAATAAGATGTATTGGGGAACCAACCACCACACCCTCATTGGAACCATGGAATTTGGCATATCAATCAAGCCATGCTCTTGAGTTGTCTTGAGTTGTTTCATCTCTACTAGTGCTACAATTACTATGGAAATAGTAGATAAAAGCATCCTTGTTCCAATTCTCTCAAGCATTGTAATGCCGAAAGGTTTCCTGGTTAAAGCACTCACAATGGGAAGGAAGAGAACAATGTATtgggaaccttggattacttCGTTCTCATGCCCTGAATTtagtagggtgcatgcatctatccatAGGGCTCTTCAAATCTAATGTAACGAAAAACAATGACTTCAAAAACCATTATAGAATAAATATTTAGAGATTTAAAACTTATACttgtgatttggatgttctaGGATCAAAATCCATCCATTGAAGAACATGCCTGAAAAAACTTGAGAGTCTTTCTCCTCATGTTGCTATCCACATGCGTATCTTGTGCACACAACTTGTGCTTGTCCTATGCAGTATAGCCCTACATCCAAGGAAGTCTTGTACACCCAAGATTTTCCGCTCGATGACTCAAATCGtgatcttggcactccaaagtgtgggatTTGAAGGTGACAAGgttatgtttttctttctctctagaggtggaagaaAGCTCCCACCAAATATCATTAGGAAACCTAAAcccttaaaggggtatttatagggttgtctattaggcttaagtgacttaagatatcaaggcttgggtcacttaatctagtccaaAATGGatactaattgattaattaatcacagagggtcatctaattaattgattaaccCAAAAgaagtcttaattgattaattgaccTAGCAGggctctaattaatcaattagcttagTTCAGAGATGTTGTCCATTAACTCCTATtcaaccttatgtaattactAAGATACTCTTTGTGGACCTCACATTTTAGcttgatgcgttcccactcgatgatgcgactcatttttttgtttatttggtaaaaaatatgatttttagaaaagacttggagtcgctacttatttttgttttattttttttaagggaaaacaaaataagaaagaaaaccttaagtgtgactccttatttggaaaaaacgGTCTGTAAAAAACCAAAACTGGGTTCGGGGATCAAGCTACTTATTGGGAAAGTATGGTGAAGACCgtagcactcctctaagccCCTAAGAATGGGTCTTTGCTAAATAAGGTGAAGTaaacatgacaattaactaAAATATCAATGAATACCAAAATAGTCATAGTTAAAAAACAAGTTATGATAATAGaataataaacaaagtgagGGTGAGAGCATACCTTAATAGTAGGTAATAAAGCACTGTCATGAAAACAAGATTAGTGTACAATGACAAGTGTAAAAAATCTTACataaaaccaaatcaaaatcaaacaaagtcGATTGCACAttttacttgaattatttttgaaagaaatgttatgaataTTGGGcctccaccaaagcccaatttattttgttatgaattaattctcataaattccaatattttgaaattacgaaaacttattcatttttatatttaaaaaaaaattgaaaatgagagttttgaaaattaaattgaaattttggaaatggaattttaaaaattaagtttggaattttggaattttggaaatggaatttaaaaaaattaaatttggaattttggaaatagtatttaaaaaaattaaatttcgaattttggaaattttggaaatagtatttaaaaaaattaaatttcgaattttggaaattttggaaatggaattttaaaacttaaatttggaaatttggaaaatttaatttgaataattatttgaaaatgggattgcttaaaaaaataaatttttaaaagatgaattttaaaatgagaatgcatgtgggtTGTATGTGGTGACCACGTGGGCTGCATATGGGTTGCCTATAGAAGACATGGGTTGCCTATGGAAGATATGGGTTGCACATGGGAGGCATATGGGCTACCTATGGAAGATATGTGCCGCACAAGGGAGGTATAGGCTAAACATGAGAGACATGGGTTGTCTATGGAAGACATGGGCTGCACAAGGGAGGTGTGGGTTGAACATGAGAGATATGGACTGCCTATAGAAGACATGGGTTGCATAAGGGAGGTATGGACTGAACATGAGAGGTATGGGCTAAACATGAGAGACATGGGCTGCCTATGGAAGGTATGGATGTGTGAGAGGAGTATGGGTTGCATGGGAGTTGAGGGATGGCCATATGGTGGCCATGGGTGAGTCGTGGACTGCATGGTGGTGATATAGAGGCCATGGGTGAGCTGTGTGGTGAAGTGTGGGTTGTAGGTGTGCATGTGGTGAGATGTGTGGTGTGGGTGAGTCATGGGTGAGAGTGTGGTGGCCATGGTGTCCATAGGGTGCATGTGGACTTCATGTGGGCTATATGTGGAGGGTGTGCAAGCCATGGGTGAGCATGTGGTGAGGTATGGGTTATAGGTGAGCATGTGGTGAGGTGTGGGGTGTGGGTGAATTATGGGTGAGCATGTGGTGGCCATGACGGCCATAGGGTGCATGTGGGCTGTATGTGGAGGATGTGCAAGCCATGGGTGAGCATGTGGTGAGGTGTGGGCTATGGGTGAGCATGTGGTGGCCATGGCGGGCTGCATGGGTGAGTTGTGAGGGTGAGCAGGCCATGGGTGAGCTATGAAGGTGAGCAAGCCATGGGTGAGCCTGTGGTAAGGTGCGGGTTGCATGAGTGAGTTGTGAG contains the following coding sequences:
- the LOC100854655 gene encoding protein NRT1/ PTR FAMILY 5.10 isoform X3, whose protein sequence is MEAGVEVAERFAYSGIQANLINYLTGRLGLSMATAAENVNTWSGTGGLLPLVGAFVADSYLGRYRTIIIASFLYILGLGLLTLSAVLPSPSPSDCQKSNQITSCSPPQLQIILFFFSLYLVAVGQGGHKPCNQAFGADQFDGRNPEECKAKSSFFNWWYFGLCFGTVINYSVLSYIQENLNWGLGFGIPCVVMIAALLLFLLGTRTYRYSVKTDEKSPFVRIGKVFIAAAKNWRTMPSLVATEELAREAPHHQVSQQFKCLNKALLAPDGSKGNGRQCTIDNVEEAKAVLRLFPIWTTCLVYAIAFAQSSTFFTKQGITMDRSIGWGIDIPASSLQGFIGLSIVLIVPIYDRILVPIARTLTRKPSGITMLQRIGTGMFLSAISMVVAALVEMKRLKTAQEHGLVDMPNVTLPMSVWWLLPQYILFGVSDVVTIVGLQEFFYDQVPTELRSVGIALYLSILGVGNFLSSFLISAIEKATGGDGQHSWFNDNLNRAHLDNYYWVLAGLSAVGLSLYLYFAKSYIYNRGSTL
- the LOC100854655 gene encoding protein NRT1/ PTR FAMILY 5.10 isoform X2, translating into MTIAGTPGGPESPLLEDIVDGYTDHKGRPARRSTSGCWRSAYFIIGVEVAERFAYSGIQANLINYLTGRLGLSMATAAENVNTWSGTGGLLPLVGAFVADSYLGRYRTIIIASFLYILGLGLLTLSAVLPSPSPSDCQKSNQITSCSPPQLQIILFFFSLYLVAVGQGGHKPCNQAFGADQFDGRNPEECKAKSSFFNWWYFGLCFGTVINYSVLSYIQENLNWGLGFGIPCVVMIAALLLFLLGTRTYRYSVKTDEKSPFVRIGKVFIAAAKNWRTMPSLVATEELAREAPHHQVSQQFKCLNKALLAPDGSKGNGRQCTIDNVEEAKAVLRLFPIWTTCLVYAIAFAQSSTFFTKQGITMDRSIGWGIDIPASSLQGFIGLSIVLIVPIYDRILVPIARTLTRKPSGITMLQRIGTGMFLSAISMVVAALVEMKRLKTAQEHGLVDMPNVTLPMSVWWLLPQYILFGVSDVVTIVGLQEFFYDQVPTELRSVGIALYLSILGVGNFLSSFLISAIEKATGGDGQHSWFNDNLNRAHLDNYYWVLAGLSAVGLSLYLYFAKSYIYNRGSTL
- the LOC100854655 gene encoding protein NRT1/ PTR FAMILY 5.10 isoform X1, which gives rise to MTIAGTPGGPESPLLEDIVDGYTDHKGRPARRSTSGCWRSAYFIIASSYRPRLYMEAGVEVAERFAYSGIQANLINYLTGRLGLSMATAAENVNTWSGTGGLLPLVGAFVADSYLGRYRTIIIASFLYILGLGLLTLSAVLPSPSPSDCQKSNQITSCSPPQLQIILFFFSLYLVAVGQGGHKPCNQAFGADQFDGRNPEECKAKSSFFNWWYFGLCFGTVINYSVLSYIQENLNWGLGFGIPCVVMIAALLLFLLGTRTYRYSVKTDEKSPFVRIGKVFIAAAKNWRTMPSLVATEELAREAPHHQVSQQFKCLNKALLAPDGSKGNGRQCTIDNVEEAKAVLRLFPIWTTCLVYAIAFAQSSTFFTKQGITMDRSIGWGIDIPASSLQGFIGLSIVLIVPIYDRILVPIARTLTRKPSGITMLQRIGTGMFLSAISMVVAALVEMKRLKTAQEHGLVDMPNVTLPMSVWWLLPQYILFGVSDVVTIVGLQEFFYDQVPTELRSVGIALYLSILGVGNFLSSFLISAIEKATGGDGQHSWFNDNLNRAHLDNYYWVLAGLSAVGLSLYLYFAKSYIYNRGSTL